From Diospyros lotus cultivar Yz01 chromosome 4, ASM1463336v1, whole genome shotgun sequence, a single genomic window includes:
- the LOC127800412 gene encoding uncharacterized protein LOC127800412 has protein sequence MRSRPKNRSITRTTSRPRTRSGLQRRRFGGLRKSSRTVDAVNGGFASIPEKLEALKSIIPSRRADMKADQLFQETADYIVLLKLQVFVLQGLVDSYGPAHNRGAV, from the coding sequence ATGAGATCAAGGCCGAAGAACCGATCAATAACCCGAACCACGAGCAGGCCGAGAACCAGATCCGGCCTCCAACGACGCCGTTTCGGAGGCCTCCGGAAGAGCTCGAGAACCGTCGACGCCGTCAATGGCGGATTCGCCTCCATTCCCGAGAAACTGGAAGCTCTCAAAAGCATCATTCCCTCCCGAAGAGCCGACATGAAAGCCGATCAGTTGTTCCAGGAAACCGCTGACTACATCGTTCTTCTGAAGCTGCAGGTCTTCGTTTTGCAAGGACTCGTGGATTCCTACGGCCCTGCTCATAACCGAGGTGCTGTATAG